One Streptomyces lincolnensis genomic region harbors:
- a CDS encoding RNA polymerase sigma factor has protein sequence MGGHREKDAADAGGSDAALLRAVAGGDSAAMAALYDRHAGWLHARLTRRCADAEVVREVLQDTFVTVWRSAAGHHGEEAGGWLWTIAARRLVDARRAHERATRLRAAPMEEEHAPAPAAPSAEDRVLAGLEYGDVGTALDRISPELREVLRATVVDGLTTREAARLLGIPEGTVKSRALRARAELRAALAQLNPSPLGGPA, from the coding sequence ATGGGGGGCCACCGGGAGAAGGACGCGGCGGACGCCGGGGGCTCCGACGCGGCGCTGTTGCGGGCCGTCGCGGGCGGCGACTCGGCGGCGATGGCGGCGCTGTACGACCGGCACGCGGGGTGGCTGCACGCGCGGCTGACCCGGCGCTGTGCGGACGCCGAGGTCGTGCGTGAGGTGCTCCAGGACACCTTCGTGACCGTGTGGCGGTCGGCGGCCGGGCATCACGGCGAGGAGGCCGGCGGCTGGCTGTGGACGATCGCCGCGCGGCGCCTGGTCGACGCGCGGCGGGCCCACGAGCGCGCCACGCGGCTCCGGGCGGCGCCCATGGAGGAGGAGCACGCCCCGGCACCGGCCGCGCCCTCGGCCGAGGACCGGGTGCTGGCCGGACTGGAGTACGGCGATGTCGGCACCGCCCTGGACCGGATCTCGCCGGAGCTGCGCGAGGTGCTGCGCGCGACGGTCGTCGACGGGCTGACCACCCGCGAGGCGGCCCGGCTGCTCGGCATCCCCGAGGGCACCGTCAAGTCCCGCGCCCTGCGCGCCCGCGCCGAACTGCGCGCCGCCCTGGCCCAGTTGAACCCGTCCCCGCTGGGAGGCCCGGCATGA
- a CDS encoding zf-HC2 domain-containing protein: MTDWHAPDDLALRYADGSLPEADAWSLEKHLEHCTSCASRVSRAVRGTTAGVVLAEVRESVLGAAPAAARESLLTAARTDARALTPPRTHSPALIPALTPRLARILWAAGPALRGAWLSAVLIVAVGAVVLAYGAGYAGVRPVLLVVAPVVPVVGVALSYGAYADPLHEITASTPSAGLRLVLVRTAAVLAVSLPPLTLAGVLVPSSGAPGAAAWLLPGLALTLASLALAGYVGCPAATAVTGGGWLCAVLAPALAAPGDRLTARLAEQLSACLDGAPAQGGWAAAAVLSAVALAVRRPAYDHLGRP; the protein is encoded by the coding sequence ATGACCGACTGGCACGCCCCCGACGACCTCGCCCTGCGCTACGCCGACGGCTCCCTCCCCGAGGCCGACGCCTGGTCCCTGGAGAAACACCTGGAGCACTGCACCTCCTGCGCGTCCCGTGTGTCGCGGGCGGTGCGCGGGACGACGGCGGGGGTGGTCCTGGCGGAGGTGAGGGAATCGGTGCTGGGGGCCGCGCCGGCTGCCGCCCGAGAATCGCTGCTGACGGCCGCGCGGACCGACGCCCGGGCCCTCACCCCGCCCAGGACCCACTCACCGGCGCTCATCCCTGCCCTCACCCCCCGTCTCGCCCGCATCCTCTGGGCCGCCGGTCCCGCCCTACGGGGTGCCTGGCTGTCGGCGGTGCTGATCGTGGCCGTCGGGGCCGTCGTGCTCGCGTACGGGGCCGGTTACGCGGGGGTGCGGCCCGTGCTGCTGGTGGTGGCCCCGGTCGTGCCGGTGGTCGGGGTGGCGTTGTCCTACGGGGCGTACGCCGACCCGCTGCACGAGATCACGGCGTCGACACCGTCCGCGGGGCTGCGGCTGGTGCTGGTGCGGACGGCGGCCGTCCTGGCGGTGAGCCTGCCGCCGCTGACGCTCGCCGGGGTGCTGGTGCCGTCGTCGGGGGCGCCGGGCGCGGCGGCCTGGCTGCTGCCGGGGCTCGCGCTGACGCTGGCCTCGCTGGCCCTGGCCGGGTACGTCGGCTGCCCGGCGGCGACGGCCGTGACGGGCGGCGGCTGGCTGTGCGCCGTCCTCGCCCCGGCGCTCGCCGCTCCCGGCGACCGTCTCACGGCACGCCTGGCCGAACAGCTCTCCGCCTGTCTGGACGGCGCCCCGGCCCAGGGCGGCTGGGCGGCGGCGGCCGTCCTGAGCGCCGTGGCCCTGGCCGTACGCCGGCCCGCCTACGACCACCTGGGCAGGCCGTGA
- a CDS encoding ABC transporter ATP-binding protein: MSTIRVAGLRVRHRRTVALDSVDLDLGPGVHGLLGPNGAGKTSLIRVLATVAAPSGGRVELLGDDVQDRRHRSAVRRRLGYLPQEFGYYPGFTVREFVAYVAWLKEMPAAETPAAVERAVARVGLADRVDAKVRTLSGGMVRRVGIAQAIVNEPDVLLLDEPTAGLDPEQRVEFRTLLRELGTASTVVVSTHLVEDVAAACTEVTLVESGRIAYRGTPRALAELGESADGVGDNPIERGYTAALRTHRAAALEGATR; this comes from the coding sequence TTGAGCACGATACGAGTGGCCGGGCTGCGCGTCCGGCACCGCAGAACCGTCGCCCTGGACTCGGTGGACCTCGACCTCGGCCCGGGGGTGCACGGCCTGCTCGGTCCGAACGGCGCGGGCAAGACCTCGCTGATCCGGGTCCTGGCCACGGTCGCCGCGCCGAGCGGCGGCCGGGTGGAGCTGCTCGGGGACGACGTGCAGGACCGCCGGCACAGGTCGGCCGTACGGCGGCGGCTGGGGTATCTGCCGCAGGAGTTCGGCTACTACCCGGGGTTCACGGTGCGGGAGTTCGTCGCGTACGTGGCCTGGCTGAAGGAGATGCCCGCCGCCGAGACCCCGGCCGCCGTGGAGCGGGCCGTGGCCCGGGTCGGTCTCGCCGACCGTGTCGACGCGAAGGTGCGGACGCTGTCGGGGGGCATGGTCCGCCGGGTCGGCATCGCCCAGGCCATCGTCAACGAGCCCGACGTGCTGCTGCTCGACGAGCCGACGGCGGGGCTCGACCCGGAGCAGCGCGTGGAGTTCCGCACGCTGCTGCGGGAGCTGGGCACCGCGTCCACGGTCGTCGTCTCCACCCACCTGGTGGAGGACGTGGCCGCGGCCTGCACGGAGGTCACGCTGGTCGAGTCGGGCCGGATCGCCTACCGCGGCACGCCCCGGGCCCTCGCCGAGCTGGGCGAGTCGGCGGACGGCGTCGGCGACAACCCGATCGAGCGCGGCTACACGGCTGCCCTGCGCACCCACCGCGCGGCAGCCCTGGAAGGGGCCACGCGATGA
- a CDS encoding HNH endonuclease produces the protein MPHVLVLNASYEPLGVVPLRRALILVLENKAVCLEESGAFMHSATVTVPAPSVVRLKRFVRVPYRGPVPLTRRALFARDGGRCMYCGGVATSVDHVIPRSRGGKHVWDNVVASCRRCNHVKADRHLVEIGWRLRHKPAPPTGLAWRIIGTGHRDPRWLPYLQPFGADDALARIDGISA, from the coding sequence GTGCCGCATGTCCTGGTCCTCAACGCGTCGTACGAGCCACTCGGCGTCGTACCGCTTCGCCGCGCGCTCATCCTCGTCCTCGAGAACAAGGCCGTGTGCCTGGAGGAGTCCGGCGCCTTCATGCACAGCGCGACCGTCACAGTCCCCGCACCCAGCGTGGTCCGGCTCAAGCGATTCGTCCGGGTTCCCTATCGGGGGCCCGTTCCTCTGACCCGACGGGCGCTGTTCGCCCGAGACGGGGGCCGGTGCATGTACTGCGGTGGCGTCGCAACCAGCGTCGACCACGTCATCCCGCGCAGCCGCGGGGGCAAGCACGTCTGGGACAACGTCGTCGCCTCGTGCCGTCGCTGCAACCACGTCAAGGCCGACCGTCATCTCGTCGAGATCGGCTGGCGGCTGCGCCACAAACCCGCCCCACCCACCGGCCTGGCCTGGCGCATCATCGGGACCGGCCATAGGGACCCGCGCTGGTTGCCGTACTTGCAGCCGTTCGGCGCGGACGACGCACTGGCCCGGATCGACGGCATTTCCGCCTGA
- a CDS encoding mechanosensitive ion channel family protein yields MSLSAALLTAVSPSPSPSPSETTTPAVPSLDDAQESATNAASWVEQNWSTWLAISLRVLLILVIAAVLRVAVRRAITKLIDRMNRSVGAGDGPALGGLLVNVERRRQRSQAIGSVLRSVASFLILGTAALMVLGTFQINLAPLLASAGVAGVAIGFGARNLVTDFLSGVFMILEDQYGVGDTIDAGVASGEVIEVGLRVTKLRGDNGEIWYVRNGEVKRIGNLSQGWATAGVDVTVRSDEDLDKVRRTLGEVGERMSKEEPWNELLWGPIEVLGLDSVLLDSMVVRVSAKTMPGKALTVERELRWRIKHAFDAADIPIVGGPVLPPDAAPDADPTAGMAPPSAYSNTGSPQAQAATPLTPPAPTK; encoded by the coding sequence GTGTCCTTGTCCGCCGCCCTGCTGACCGCCGTGTCGCCGTCGCCTTCGCCGTCTCCCTCGGAGACGACGACTCCGGCCGTGCCGTCGCTCGACGACGCCCAGGAGAGCGCGACCAACGCCGCCAGCTGGGTCGAGCAGAACTGGTCGACGTGGCTCGCGATCAGCCTGCGGGTCCTGTTGATCCTGGTGATCGCGGCGGTGCTGAGAGTCGCGGTGCGGCGCGCGATCACCAAGCTGATAGACCGCATGAACCGCTCGGTGGGCGCGGGCGACGGCCCGGCCCTCGGCGGGCTGCTGGTGAACGTGGAGCGCCGCCGCCAGCGCTCCCAGGCGATCGGCTCGGTCCTGCGCTCGGTGGCGTCCTTCCTGATCCTGGGCACCGCGGCCCTGATGGTCCTCGGCACCTTCCAGATCAACCTGGCCCCACTGCTGGCCTCGGCCGGTGTCGCGGGCGTGGCGATCGGTTTCGGCGCCCGGAACCTGGTGACGGACTTCCTCTCCGGCGTCTTCATGATCCTGGAGGACCAGTACGGCGTCGGCGACACCATCGACGCGGGCGTGGCCTCCGGTGAGGTCATCGAGGTGGGTCTGCGGGTGACCAAGCTGCGCGGCGACAACGGCGAGATCTGGTACGTCCGCAACGGCGAGGTCAAGCGCATCGGCAACCTCTCCCAGGGCTGGGCCACGGCCGGCGTCGACGTCACCGTCCGCTCCGACGAGGACCTCGACAAGGTGCGGCGGACCCTCGGCGAGGTCGGCGAGCGGATGAGCAAGGAGGAGCCCTGGAACGAGCTCCTGTGGGGCCCGATCGAGGTCCTCGGCCTCGACAGCGTCCTCCTGGACTCCATGGTCGTCCGCGTCTCCGCCAAGACCATGCCCGGCAAGGCCCTCACCGTCGAACGCGAACTCCGCTGGCGCATCAAGCACGCCTTCGACGCGGCCGACATCCCCATCGTCGGCGGCCCGGTCCTCCCGCCGGACGCCGCACCGGACGCGGACCCGACAGCGGGCATGGCACCCCCGTCGGCCTACTCCAACACGGGCTCCCCCCAGGCCCAGGCAGCCACCCCGCTGACGCCTCCGGCGCCCACGAAGTAA
- a CDS encoding ROK family transcriptional regulator has product MAGTAGTPGTPRVLRAMNDRAALDLLLEHGPLSRTRIGKLTGLSKPTASQLLARLEASGLVLATGTSEGRPGPNAQLYEVNPAAGYAAGLDVTPERILAAVADVTGRTVGSYELPTPGRRAARSVVQQVTDALDGAVKAAGLARDDVHRLVIGTPGAFDPNTGRLRYASHLPGWHSPALLEELAAALPMPVEYENDVNLVAVAEQRLGAARGHEDFVLLWNEGGLGAALVLGGRLHRGWTGGAGEVGFLPVPGTPLVRQVSKAGSGGYQELAGSQAIPRLARELGVEDIPSGPYTEVAATLVARAAEAEDAPHRRLLQTYATNLATGLASLVSVLDPELVVLSGASLASGGEPLRTLVQAELEELAASRPRLALGDVRQHPVLRGALESALAATRDEVFDTSR; this is encoded by the coding sequence ATGGCAGGAACCGCCGGTACGCCGGGTACGCCGCGTGTTCTGCGTGCCATGAACGACCGGGCCGCGCTGGACCTGCTGCTGGAGCACGGGCCGCTGTCGCGGACGCGGATCGGCAAGCTCACGGGGCTGTCGAAGCCGACCGCCTCGCAGCTGCTGGCCCGGCTGGAGGCGTCGGGGCTGGTGCTGGCGACCGGCACCAGCGAGGGGCGTCCGGGGCCCAACGCCCAGTTGTACGAGGTCAATCCGGCCGCCGGGTACGCCGCCGGGCTCGACGTCACCCCCGAGCGCATCCTCGCCGCCGTCGCGGACGTCACCGGCCGCACGGTCGGGTCGTACGAACTGCCCACCCCCGGCAGGCGCGCGGCGAGGTCGGTCGTCCAGCAGGTCACCGACGCGCTCGACGGCGCGGTCAAGGCGGCGGGACTGGCCCGCGACGACGTCCACCGGCTCGTCATCGGCACCCCCGGCGCCTTCGACCCGAACACGGGCCGGCTGCGCTACGCCTCCCACCTGCCCGGCTGGCACTCCCCCGCGCTGCTGGAGGAACTCGCCGCCGCCCTGCCCATGCCGGTGGAGTACGAGAACGACGTCAACCTCGTCGCGGTGGCCGAACAACGGCTCGGCGCGGCCCGCGGCCACGAGGACTTCGTGCTGCTGTGGAACGAGGGCGGCCTCGGTGCCGCCCTGGTCCTCGGCGGCCGGCTGCACCGCGGCTGGACCGGCGGCGCCGGCGAGGTCGGCTTCCTGCCGGTGCCGGGCACTCCCCTGGTCCGCCAGGTGAGCAAGGCCGGCAGCGGCGGCTACCAGGAACTGGCCGGTTCGCAGGCGATCCCGCGACTGGCCCGTGAACTCGGCGTCGAGGACATCCCCTCGGGCCCGTACACCGAGGTGGCGGCCACCCTCGTCGCCCGCGCCGCCGAGGCCGAGGACGCCCCGCACCGGCGGCTGCTCCAGACCTACGCGACGAACCTCGCCACCGGTCTGGCCTCCCTCGTCTCCGTCCTCGACCCCGAACTCGTCGTGCTCAGCGGCGCCTCGCTCGCCTCGGGCGGGGAACCGCTGCGCACCCTCGTCCAGGCCGAACTGGAGGAGCTGGCCGCGTCCCGGCCCCGGCTCGCCCTCGGCGACGTCCGTCAGCACCCGGTGCTGCGCGGCGCGTTGGAGAGCGCGCTGGCGGCCACCCGCGACGAGGTCTTCGACACCTCGCGCTGA
- a CDS encoding ABC transporter substrate-binding protein, with protein MPGMSRKVALAASVSAVLLATACTGQSSSGAEDDPSAETTINFWHAWSAPAETKAVKALVAGFEKAHPTIHVNVVGNMTDDKINQALRSGGTKAPDVISSFTTNNVGKFCSSGALVDLNPFFEKSGIDPETTFPKAMNEYTQFEGDRCSVPLLGDAYGLYYNKTAFEKAGITSPPKTWSQFAADAKKLTVSDGDSYRQLGFMPNYHGWETTTEHYLGQFSPTYFDKDGRSTVATDPAVSAAFTLQKKLVDELGGYQRLEKYRTTLGDEWGPKHPFHTGQVAMQLDGEWRLGMALDAKPTFEIGVAPLPVPDDQADQYGKGYITGTIAGIAATSKKQNAAWELVKYMTTDTDAVVGFSNAIHNVPSTLAALKSPKLTYDPRFKTFLDIAANPNSTTSPASVNGGVYLATIQEFGYAYESGKAKDLKAGLAATAKQIDTDIAQAK; from the coding sequence ATGCCCGGAATGTCAAGGAAAGTCGCACTCGCCGCCTCCGTCTCCGCGGTCCTCCTCGCCACCGCCTGTACCGGCCAGTCGAGTTCGGGCGCCGAGGACGACCCCTCCGCCGAGACGACCATCAACTTCTGGCACGCCTGGAGCGCGCCCGCCGAGACCAAGGCCGTCAAGGCGCTCGTCGCCGGCTTCGAGAAGGCGCATCCCACCATCCATGTGAACGTCGTCGGCAACATGACCGACGACAAGATCAACCAGGCGCTCCGCTCGGGCGGCACCAAGGCACCGGACGTGATCTCGTCGTTCACCACCAACAACGTGGGCAAGTTCTGCTCGTCGGGCGCGCTGGTGGACCTCAACCCGTTCTTCGAGAAGTCGGGCATCGACCCGGAGACGACCTTCCCGAAGGCGATGAACGAGTACACCCAGTTCGAGGGCGACCGGTGCAGTGTCCCGCTCCTCGGCGACGCCTACGGCCTCTACTACAACAAGACGGCGTTCGAGAAGGCCGGCATCACGAGCCCGCCGAAGACCTGGTCGCAGTTCGCGGCCGACGCCAAGAAGCTGACGGTCTCCGACGGCGACAGCTACCGGCAGCTCGGCTTCATGCCGAACTACCACGGCTGGGAGACCACCACCGAGCACTACCTCGGCCAGTTCTCCCCGACGTACTTCGACAAGGACGGCAGGTCCACGGTCGCCACCGACCCGGCCGTCAGCGCCGCCTTCACCCTCCAGAAGAAGCTCGTCGACGAACTCGGCGGCTACCAGCGGCTGGAGAAGTACCGCACCACCCTGGGCGACGAGTGGGGCCCCAAGCACCCCTTCCACACCGGCCAGGTCGCCATGCAGCTCGACGGCGAATGGCGCCTGGGCATGGCCCTGGACGCCAAGCCCACGTTCGAGATCGGCGTGGCCCCGCTGCCCGTCCCCGACGACCAGGCGGACCAGTACGGCAAGGGCTACATCACCGGCACCATCGCCGGTATCGCCGCCACCAGCAAGAAGCAGAACGCGGCCTGGGAACTGGTGAAGTACATGACCACGGACACCGACGCGGTGGTGGGCTTCTCCAACGCCATCCACAACGTGCCCTCGACGCTCGCCGCCCTGAAGTCCCCGAAGCTGACGTACGACCCCCGCTTCAAGACCTTCCTGGACATCGCCGCCAACCCGAACTCCACGACCTCGCCGGCTTCCGTCAACGGCGGGGTGTACCTGGCGACGATCCAGGAGTTCGGCTACGCCTACGAGAGCGGCAAGGCCAAGGATCTCAAGGCGGGCCTGGCGGCCACCGCGAAGCAGATCGACACGGACATCGCGCAGGCGAAGTGA